The following are encoded together in the Odocoileus virginianus isolate 20LAN1187 ecotype Illinois chromosome 28, Ovbor_1.2, whole genome shotgun sequence genome:
- the BEST1 gene encoding LOW QUALITY PROTEIN: bestrophin-1 (The sequence of the model RefSeq protein was modified relative to this genomic sequence to represent the inferred CDS: deleted 1 base in 1 codon): protein MTVTYSSQVANARLGSFSRLLLCWRGSIYKLLYGEFLIFLLCYYIIRFIYRMALTDEQQVIFEKLTLYCDSYIQLIPISFVLGFYVTLVVTRWWNQYENLPWPDRLMNLVSSFVEGKDEQGRMLRRTLMRYANLGNVLILRSVSAAVYKRFPSPQHLVKAGFMTPSEHKHLQKRSLPHNSFWMPWVWFANLSTKAWIGGRIRDPILLQSLLNEMNTLRTQCGQLYAYDWISIPLVYTQVVTVAVYSFFLACLIGRQFLNPAKAYPGHEMDLVVPLFTFLQFFFYAGWLKVAEQLINPFGEDDDDFETNWIVDRSLQVSLLAVDEMHQDLPPMERDMYWNEPEPHPPYTAASAQSRRPSFFGSTFNISLDKEDIEFQPDLEEQEGAHTGIISRFLGLQSHDRQSPKTNSKTKLLWPKKEVLSHENQPKNLGGAGQNTSDQEDRKAWKGEDVFKSVVLYGRSGYHSAPQTPLSHTPMVFPPGQSAPSSLRRISGIDDPVKDQSLQPATPRSKKSFELLPENPGASTEHPEAIHMKRKTVEFNLMDMSEAPEHLREPHLGQSTSNIHTILKDHGDPYWDLENRSVLYSNQGH, encoded by the exons atGACTGTCACCTACTCGAGCCAAGTGGCCAATGCCCGTTTAGGCTCCTTCTCCCGCCTGCTGCTGTGCTGGCGAGGCAGCATCTACAAACTGCTCTACGGCGAGTTTCTCATCTTTCTGCTCTGCTACTACATCATCCGCTTCATTTACAG GATGGCCCTCACAGACGAACAGCAGGTGATTTTTGAGAAGCTAACTCTGTATTGTGACAGCTACATCCAGCTCATCCCCATCTCCTTCGTACTGG GCTTCTACGTGACGCTAGTCGTGACCCGCTGGTGGAACCAGTATGAGAACCTGCCGTGGCCCGACCGCCTCATGAACCTGGTGTCGTCCTTCGTGGAGGGCAAGGACGAGCAAGGCCGGATGCTGCGGCGCACGCTCATGCGCTATGCCAACCTGGGCAACGTGCTCATCCTGCGCAGCGTCAGCGCTGCGGTCTACAAACGCTTTCCCAGCCCACAGCACCTGGTGAAAGCAG GCTTCATGACACCCTCGGAACACAAACACTTACAAAAACGGAGCTTGCCACACAACTCGTTCTGGATGCCCTGGGTGTGGTTTGCCAACCTGTCAACAAAGGCATGGATTGGAGGTCGGATTCGGGACCCTATCCTGCTCCAGAGCCTGCTCAAC GAAATGAACACCTTGCGTACTCAGTGTGGACAGCTGTATGCCTACGACTGGATCAGCATCCCACTGGTGTACACTCAG gTGGTGACCGTGGCAGTATACAGCTTCTTCCTGGCTTGCCTGATTGGGCGGCAGTTTCTGAACCCAGCCAAGGCCTACCCTGGCCATGAGATGGACCTCGTTGTACCCCTCTTCACATTCCTGCAGTTCTTCTTCTATGCTGGCTGGTTGAAG GTGGCAGAGCAACTCATCAACCCATTTGGAGAGGATGACGATGACTTTGAGACCAACTGGATTGTTGACAGGAGCTTGCAG GTGTCCCTATTGGCTGTCGACGAGATGCATCAGGACTTGCCACCGATGGAGCGAGATATGTACTGGAATGAGCCAGAACCACATCCCCCCTACACAGCTGCTTCTGCCCAATCTCGCCGACCTTCCTTTTTTGGCTCCACCTTCAACATCAG tCTGGATAAGGAAGACATAGAGTTTCAGCCAGATCTAGAGGAGCAAGAGGGTGCTCACACTGGCATCATTAGCCGCTTCCTAGGGCTGCAATCCCACGACCGCCAGTCCCCCAAGACAAACTCAAAAACCAAACTACTGTGGCCCAAGAAAGAAGTCCTTTCGCATGAGAACCAGCCCAAGAACCTTGGAGGGGCCGGACAGAACACTAGCGACCAGGAAGACAGAAAGGCCTGGAAGGGGGAAGATGTTTTCAAGTCCGTGGTGCTCTATGGAAGGTCAGGCTACCACAGTGCCCCACAGACACCACTCAGCCACACCCCTATGGTCTTCCCACCTGGACAGTCAGCACCCTCAAGTCTTCGCAGAATCTCAGGCATAGATGACCCTGTCAAAGATCAAAGCCTTCAGCCTGCAACCCCCAGGTCCAAGAAGAGTTTTGAATTGCTCCCAGAGAATCCTGGGGCCTCAACAGAGCACCCAGAAGCGATTCACATGAAAAGGAAAACTGTCGAGTTTAACCTGATGGACATGTCAGAGGCCCCTGAACATCTCAGAGAACCACATTTGGGACAGTCAACAAGCAACATACACACTATACTCAAAGATCATGGAGATCCTTATTGGGACTTGGAA AACAGGTCTGTCCTCTACTCAAACCAGGGCCACTAA
- the FTH1 gene encoding ferritin heavy chain → MTTASPSQVRQNYHQDSEAAINRQINLELYASYVYLSMSYYFDRDDVALKNFAKYFLHQSHEEREHAERLMKLQNQRGGRIFLQDIKKPDRDDWENGLNAMECALCLERSVNQSLLELHKLATEKNDPHLCDFIETHYLNEQVEAIKELGDHVTNLRKMGAPGSGMAEYLFDKHTLGHSES, encoded by the exons ATGACGACCGCATCCCCCTCGCAGGTGCGCCAGAACTACCACCAGGACTCGGAGGCCGCCATCAACCGCCAGATCAACCTGGAGCTCTACGCCTCCTATGTGTACCTGTCCATG TCCTACTATTTTGACCGCGATGATGTGGCTTTGAAGAACTTTGCCAAGTACTTTCTTCACCAATCTCATGAGGAGAGGGAACATGCTGAGAGACTAATGAAGCTGCAGAACCAGCGAGGCGGCCGAATCTTCCTTCAGGATATCAAG AAACCAGACCGTGATGACTGGGAGAATGGGCTGAATGCAATGGAATGTGCGCTGTGCTTGGAAAGAAGTGTGAATCAGTCACTACTGGAACTGCACAAACTGGCCACTGAAAAAAACGATCCCCAT ctgtgtgatttCATTGAGACTCATTACCTGAATGAGCAGGTGGAAGCCATCAAAGAATTGGGTGACCACGTAACCAACCTGCGCAAGATGGGGGCCCCTGGATCTGGCATGGCAGAGTACCTCTTTGACAAGCACACCCTGGGACACAGTGAGAGCTAA